A DNA window from Acidobacteriota bacterium contains the following coding sequences:
- the secA gene encoding preprotein translocase subunit SecA encodes MINAVLAKIFGTQNERTLKLLRPVVTQINAREEQVRALTDAQLQGQTALLRERLARGETLDDVLPDAFAAVREAGRRTLNMRHFDVQLIGGMVLHRGMIAEMKTGEGKTLVATLAAYLNALAGKGVHVVTVNDYLARRDSEWMGRIYRFLGMSVGVIQHELNDQERQHAYACDITYGTNNEFGFDYLRDNMKFDLAHYVQRGHGFAVVDEVDSILIDEARTPLIISGPAEQSTDLYYEVDRVIPKLTPGAVTHGDAKAEEREALEATGDFLVDEKHKTVTLTESGMAKCETLLAHRLQPGGLYDPVNMPLLHHINQALRAHSLFKLDVDYMIKDGEVVIVDEFTGRLMPGRRWSDGLHQAVEAKEKVKIERENQTLATITFQNYFRKYGKLSGMTGTAETEAEEFAKIYNLEVVVVPPNRVLRRAELPDLIYRTAAEKYDAIVADITERQEKKQPVLVGTVSIEKSEKLAGMLRRRGVKHVVLNAKFHAQEAEIVAQAGRYGAVTIATNMAGRGTDILLGGNAEFMARQRALADDLAERLPKGEEKFVDDEEYVYFYHLIGFYRVKRPDWERLFAHFQELTAAEHETVVANEGLHIIGTERHEARRIDNQLRGRAGRQGDPGSSRFYLSLEDDLMRIFGSDRISGLMERLGMEEGVPIEHGMVTRAIERAQKQVEGQNFSIRKHLLEYDDVMNKQRENIYALRRELLEGRVRVEESEVVDTRAYLMRLAEDMLDGLIDTYCAEAQEPDTWDLDALKRETTKTFALDAAETGAIDFSGLSAGQMHDQLWSRIAKRYQDKVATIGDELLQRVERDIMLQIVDAQWKDHLYSLDHLKEGIGLRGYGQRDPLVEYKKESFALFQDMKARIDDEMVQYLFWLKPVASDEAVPGVRRSASRHAAPLTLSAPSGDAGFFGRGGAGGSGEAPRPPRTGGDDAPITTVRRDEPKIGRNDPCPCGSGKKYKKCHGAQN; translated from the coding sequence ATGATTAATGCTGTCCTTGCCAAGATCTTCGGCACCCAGAACGAGCGGACGCTCAAGCTGTTGAGACCGGTTGTCACCCAGATCAACGCGCGCGAAGAACAGGTTCGGGCCCTCACCGACGCGCAACTGCAGGGACAGACCGCGCTGCTGAGGGAACGGCTGGCGCGCGGCGAGACGCTGGACGATGTGCTGCCGGACGCGTTCGCCGCCGTCCGCGAGGCTGGCCGGCGCACGCTGAACATGCGGCATTTCGACGTCCAGTTGATTGGCGGCATGGTGCTGCACCGCGGCATGATTGCCGAGATGAAGACGGGCGAGGGCAAGACGCTGGTGGCGACGCTGGCCGCCTATCTGAATGCCCTGGCCGGCAAGGGCGTCCACGTCGTCACGGTCAACGACTACCTCGCCCGGCGCGACTCGGAGTGGATGGGGCGGATCTATCGCTTTCTGGGAATGAGCGTCGGCGTCATCCAGCACGAACTCAACGACCAGGAACGCCAGCACGCGTACGCGTGCGACATTACCTACGGCACCAACAACGAGTTCGGGTTCGACTACCTCCGCGACAACATGAAGTTCGACCTCGCCCACTACGTCCAGCGGGGCCACGGATTCGCCGTCGTGGACGAGGTGGACAGCATCCTGATCGACGAGGCACGGACGCCGCTGATCATCTCGGGACCGGCGGAACAGTCGACCGACCTCTATTACGAAGTCGACCGGGTGATCCCGAAACTGACGCCTGGCGCCGTGACACACGGCGACGCGAAGGCAGAGGAACGCGAAGCGCTCGAGGCCACGGGCGATTTCCTGGTTGACGAAAAGCACAAGACGGTGACGCTCACCGAGAGCGGCATGGCCAAGTGTGAGACGTTGCTGGCGCACCGGCTGCAACCCGGCGGGCTGTACGACCCGGTCAACATGCCCCTATTGCACCACATCAATCAGGCCCTGCGAGCCCACTCTCTGTTCAAGCTCGATGTCGACTACATGATCAAGGACGGCGAGGTCGTCATTGTCGACGAGTTCACCGGGCGATTGATGCCGGGCAGGCGCTGGAGCGACGGGCTGCACCAGGCCGTTGAGGCGAAGGAGAAGGTGAAGATCGAGCGCGAGAATCAGACGCTCGCGACGATTACGTTCCAGAACTACTTTCGCAAGTACGGCAAGCTCTCCGGCATGACCGGCACCGCGGAAACCGAGGCTGAGGAATTTGCCAAGATCTACAACCTCGAAGTCGTCGTGGTTCCGCCCAATCGCGTGTTGAGACGCGCAGAACTGCCGGACCTCATCTACCGCACCGCGGCCGAGAAGTACGACGCCATCGTGGCGGACATCACCGAGCGGCAGGAGAAGAAGCAGCCGGTGCTGGTCGGCACCGTCTCCATCGAAAAGTCCGAGAAGCTCGCCGGCATGCTCCGTCGTCGAGGCGTCAAGCACGTCGTCCTGAACGCGAAATTCCATGCGCAGGAGGCCGAGATCGTCGCGCAGGCCGGGCGGTATGGGGCGGTGACGATCGCGACCAACATGGCCGGCCGCGGCACCGACATCCTGCTCGGCGGCAATGCGGAGTTCATGGCTCGCCAGCGTGCCCTGGCCGACGATTTGGCCGAGCGGCTGCCGAAAGGCGAGGAGAAGTTCGTCGACGACGAGGAGTACGTCTATTTCTATCACCTCATCGGTTTCTACCGGGTCAAGCGCCCGGACTGGGAGCGGCTCTTCGCGCACTTCCAGGAGCTGACGGCCGCCGAACACGAAACGGTCGTGGCCAACGAGGGATTGCATATTATCGGCACGGAACGCCATGAGGCGCGGCGGATCGACAATCAGCTCCGGGGGCGCGCTGGACGGCAGGGAGATCCGGGATCGTCGCGATTCTACCTGTCCCTTGAAGACGACCTGATGCGCATCTTCGGGTCCGACCGCATTTCAGGGCTGATGGAACGCCTCGGCATGGAGGAGGGCGTGCCGATTGAACACGGCATGGTGACCCGAGCCATCGAGCGGGCCCAGAAACAGGTCGAAGGCCAGAACTTCTCCATCCGCAAACATCTGCTGGAATACGACGACGTCATGAACAAGCAGCGCGAGAACATCTACGCGCTGCGCCGGGAGTTGCTCGAGGGACGGGTTCGCGTCGAAGAGAGCGAGGTAGTCGATACCCGGGCGTACCTCATGCGTCTGGCAGAAGACATGCTGGACGGTCTCATCGATACCTATTGCGCCGAGGCCCAGGAACCCGACACGTGGGATCTCGACGCGCTCAAGCGCGAAACCACGAAGACGTTTGCCCTCGATGCGGCCGAGACGGGGGCCATCGATTTCTCAGGCCTCTCAGCCGGCCAGATGCACGACCAGTTGTGGTCGCGGATCGCGAAGCGGTATCAGGACAAGGTCGCGACGATCGGCGACGAACTGCTGCAACGGGTCGAGCGCGACATCATGCTGCAGATTGTCGACGCCCAGTGGAAGGACCACCTGTACAGCCTGGATCACCTCAAGGAAGGGATCGGCCTCCGCGGTTACGGGCAGCGCGATCCGCTGGTCGAGTACAAGAAGGAGAGCTTTGCTCTCTTCCAGGACATGAAGGCGCGAATCGACGACGAGATGGTGCAGTACCTGTTCTGGCTGAAGCCGGTCGCCTCCGACGAGGCCGTGCCGGGTGTGCGGCGGTCTGCCAGCCGGCACGCTGCCCCGCTCACGTTGAGCGCGCCGAGCGGCGACGCGGGATTCTTTGGCCGAGGCGGCGCTGGAGGATCGGGTGAGGCGCCCCGCCCCCCTCGCACGGGCGGGGATGACGCGCCGATTACCACCGTGCGGCGCGACGAACCCAAGATCGGCCGCAACGACCCGTGTCCGTGCGGGAGCGGCAAGAAGTACAAGAAGTGCCACGGAGCGCAGAACTGA
- the guaB gene encoding IMP dehydrogenase, with amino-acid sequence MHAGSEPATALTFDDVLLVPWHSQVLPNQVDVSTRITRNIRLNVPVASAAMDTVTESGLAIAMAQHGGLGIIHKNLSVEEQASEVDCVKRSESGMIVNPITLSPTHKIFEALALMTKYRISGVPITEDGSKEGRLVGILTNRDLRFETNVDRPISSVMTHENLVTVPVGTTLDEAREILHRHKIEKLLVVDRAFMLKGLITVKDIQKVIKFPAASKDSLGRLRVGAAVGVSADTLDRAEALVKAHVDVLVVDTAHGHAQKVMDIVKELRRRYPDVDLVAGNVATGQATRDLIDLGVDAVKVGIGAGSICTTRVVAGIGVPMITAILDCAAVGRAAGVPIIADGGIRYSGDITKAMAAGASCVMVGSLLAGTDESPGEVVLYQGRSFKEYRGMGSIGAMRQGARDRYFQDDFDLEAAGGSEKLVPEGIEGRVPHRGSVSGVIHQLVGGLRAGMGYVGCSTVALLQQNARMIRVTPAGVREGHVHDVVITKEAPNYRSE; translated from the coding sequence ATGCACGCTGGCAGCGAACCGGCAACCGCGCTCACGTTCGACGATGTGCTCCTGGTGCCGTGGCACTCGCAGGTCCTGCCCAATCAGGTCGATGTCAGCACGCGGATCACGCGCAACATCCGCCTCAACGTGCCCGTCGCCAGCGCCGCGATGGATACGGTGACCGAATCCGGGCTGGCGATCGCGATGGCCCAGCACGGCGGCCTCGGGATCATCCACAAGAATCTGAGCGTGGAGGAGCAGGCCTCAGAGGTCGACTGCGTCAAGCGATCGGAAAGCGGCATGATCGTCAATCCGATCACGCTCTCGCCGACGCACAAGATCTTCGAGGCGCTCGCGCTGATGACGAAGTACCGGATTTCCGGGGTTCCGATCACCGAAGACGGATCCAAGGAAGGACGGCTCGTGGGCATCCTCACCAACCGCGACTTGCGCTTCGAGACGAACGTGGATCGCCCGATTTCGTCGGTGATGACGCACGAGAACCTGGTCACGGTTCCGGTCGGCACCACGCTCGACGAGGCACGAGAAATCCTGCATCGGCACAAGATCGAAAAGCTGCTCGTCGTCGACCGCGCGTTCATGCTGAAGGGCCTGATCACCGTCAAGGACATTCAGAAGGTGATCAAGTTCCCGGCCGCCAGCAAGGATAGCCTTGGCCGCCTGCGGGTGGGCGCGGCCGTTGGCGTCAGCGCCGACACGCTCGATCGTGCCGAAGCCCTGGTAAAGGCTCATGTTGACGTGCTGGTGGTCGACACCGCGCACGGCCACGCGCAGAAGGTGATGGATATCGTCAAGGAGTTGCGCCGGAGATACCCAGACGTTGATCTGGTCGCGGGCAACGTGGCGACGGGACAGGCGACCCGGGACCTGATTGATCTGGGAGTGGATGCGGTCAAGGTCGGCATCGGAGCCGGATCCATCTGCACGACCCGCGTGGTCGCCGGCATCGGGGTGCCCATGATCACGGCCATTCTGGATTGCGCTGCGGTGGGCCGCGCCGCCGGCGTGCCGATTATTGCGGATGGCGGCATCCGCTACTCGGGTGACATCACCAAAGCGATGGCGGCCGGCGCCAGCTGCGTGATGGTAGGCAGCCTGCTGGCTGGCACCGACGAGAGTCCCGGAGAAGTCGTGCTGTACCAGGGACGCAGCTTCAAGGAATACCGTGGGATGGGATCAATCGGCGCCATGAGGCAGGGCGCCCGCGATCGATACTTCCAGGACGACTTCGATCTTGAAGCGGCCGGCGGATCTGAGAAGCTGGTTCCCGAAGGCATCGAAGGCCGTGTTCCGCATCGCGGCAGCGTGTCCGGGGTCATCCATCAGCTGGTGGGCGGCCTCCGGGCTGGGATGGGCTACGTCGGCTGCAGCACCGTGGCGCTGCTGCAGCAGAACGCGCGCATGATCCGCGTGACGCCGGCGGGTGTCCGCGAGGGTCACGTCCACGATGTCGTCATCACGAAGGAAGCCCCGAACTACCGGTCGGAATAG
- the tsaE gene encoding tRNA (adenosine(37)-N6)-threonylcarbamoyltransferase complex ATPase subunit type 1 TsaE: MTRITITRSEDETIAIGRHLGAALPAGATVLLRGELGAGKTAFVRGLAEGMGVATDEVSSPTFTLVQQYRGAVPLFHADLYRISSMEADDLGLEELNEQGVVAIEWAEKLSRMPDGAIDVQIDDLGGDLRRMTIVTPD, from the coding sequence ATGACGCGCATCACGATTACCCGATCCGAAGACGAGACGATCGCGATCGGTCGCCACCTCGGAGCGGCGCTCCCGGCGGGCGCGACCGTTCTGCTTCGCGGAGAACTGGGGGCCGGCAAGACGGCATTCGTGCGAGGGTTGGCCGAAGGGATGGGCGTGGCGACCGACGAGGTGAGCAGCCCGACCTTTACGCTGGTTCAGCAATACCGAGGCGCGGTCCCGCTGTTCCACGCGGACTTGTACCGGATCTCGTCAATGGAAGCGGACGACCTCGGCCTCGAGGAGTTGAACGAGCAGGGGGTGGTCGCGATTGAGTGGGCCGAGAAGTTGTCGCGGATGCCGGACGGCGCCATCGACGTGCAGATTGACGACCTGGGCGGCGACCTGCGTCGGATGACGATCGTCACGCCGGACTGA
- a CDS encoding NAD(P)H-hydrate dehydratase has protein sequence MRVLNARQMREADRRTIDVLGIPSIVLMENAGRQVVAAMEAAFGSLAGRRVSVIAGRGNNGGDGFVVARGLWQQQCNAVVYLVSTSGEVRGDARINLDVLGRLGVPVVPVGSNAEWTRLRNSVLDSDVLVDALFGTGVSGPLSGLYGTVITDINAAAVPVVSIDLPSGLSADRSSPIGPAIAASLTVTLGAPKVPLVMPPADALAGALVVADIGIPRDVIGAVEGPRIEFMVPAEARMLVPVRAADAHKGTFGHVCVVAGSRGKSGAAHLAGMAALRSGAGLVTIATPRSCLPIVARMGAEYMTVGLSETADGSVTRHASKAVLGISCDVLAIGPGLGTGTGPRALVRDVLAQSPKPLVVDADALTVLAGDVRHLRARKGQVIVVTPHPGEMARLVGSTVADVQKNRIDIASGFARDRGVIVVLKGHRTVVAAPDGRVFVNSSGNPGMATGGSGDVLTGVVAGWLAQMTDPVEACRLAVYLHGAAGDMAAGTEGQVAMTAGDILSHLGQAAMALTDPAEASVGLR, from the coding sequence ATGCGTGTGCTGAATGCTCGACAGATGCGTGAGGCTGATCGGCGCACGATTGACGTGTTGGGCATCCCGTCGATCGTCCTGATGGAGAATGCCGGCAGGCAGGTTGTCGCGGCGATGGAAGCCGCGTTCGGATCGCTCGCCGGGCGCCGCGTATCCGTGATCGCCGGCCGGGGCAACAACGGCGGCGATGGCTTTGTCGTCGCGCGCGGCCTCTGGCAGCAGCAGTGCAACGCGGTTGTCTACCTCGTCTCGACGTCCGGCGAGGTGCGGGGGGACGCGCGAATCAATCTGGACGTTCTGGGGCGGCTGGGCGTGCCCGTTGTGCCGGTCGGATCGAACGCGGAGTGGACCAGGCTGAGGAATTCCGTCCTCGACAGCGACGTTCTCGTCGACGCGCTGTTCGGCACTGGCGTGAGCGGGCCACTGAGCGGTTTGTACGGGACAGTCATCACTGATATCAATGCGGCGGCCGTGCCTGTCGTCTCGATCGACTTGCCGAGCGGCCTTTCGGCGGATCGGTCGTCTCCGATTGGACCGGCCATCGCGGCGTCGCTGACGGTGACGCTCGGGGCGCCGAAGGTGCCATTAGTGATGCCGCCCGCCGACGCGCTGGCCGGGGCTCTGGTCGTGGCGGATATCGGCATCCCCCGAGACGTGATTGGCGCGGTCGAGGGGCCGCGCATCGAGTTCATGGTCCCGGCCGAAGCGCGGATGCTCGTGCCGGTCCGCGCCGCCGATGCGCACAAAGGGACGTTCGGTCACGTCTGCGTGGTCGCCGGCTCGCGCGGCAAGAGCGGCGCGGCCCACCTGGCCGGCATGGCGGCGCTCAGAAGCGGGGCGGGACTGGTGACCATCGCGACGCCGCGATCGTGCCTGCCGATTGTCGCCAGGATGGGCGCCGAGTACATGACCGTCGGGCTGAGCGAAACCGCCGACGGCAGCGTCACGCGCCACGCGTCCAAGGCTGTTCTTGGGATCAGTTGCGACGTGCTGGCCATCGGTCCGGGCCTCGGGACTGGAACCGGCCCGCGCGCGCTGGTCCGCGACGTGCTGGCGCAGTCGCCCAAGCCGTTGGTGGTCGACGCAGACGCGCTCACGGTGCTGGCGGGCGACGTCCGGCATCTTCGAGCGCGGAAGGGTCAGGTGATCGTTGTCACTCCGCATCCGGGGGAGATGGCACGACTGGTCGGCAGCACGGTGGCAGACGTCCAGAAGAATCGGATCGACATCGCGAGCGGCTTCGCCAGGGATCGCGGCGTGATCGTCGTCCTGAAGGGCCACCGCACTGTTGTGGCGGCGCCAGATGGCCGGGTCTTCGTCAACTCGAGCGGCAATCCAGGGATGGCCACCGGAGGCAGCGGCGATGTGTTGACCGGCGTTGTCGCAGGATGGCTGGCGCAGATGACCGACCCTGTGGAGGCGTGCCGGCTGGCGGTCTACCTGCACGGCGCCGCCGGCGACATGGCAGCCGGAACCGAGGGGCAAGTGGCCATGACAGCCGGAGACATCCTGAGCCATCTCGGGCAGGCGGCGATGGCGCTGACCGATCCGGCAGAAGCCTCTGTCGGTCTCAGATGA
- a CDS encoding aminotransferase class IV, whose translation MAAVAYVNGRICSQQDALISVFDHGFLFGEGVYEVVRTYHGQPFLLDRHLTRLRTSAQMIALPLPVDDTGLCRAIGDTMKAYVDGPGRDGASDNLYIRILVTRGLGDGSYNPAGSPSSSLVIIVKALTPPPASAYERGVKVSLVSIVRNHPGSVNPLIKSNNLLNNALAMQEAIRHGSFEAILRNYRGDIAECSQSNLFVVKGGMAKTPRLAEGLLAGITRAFIMDVAQEAGVPVEDSVLLDEDLFAADEVFLTSTTREVIPIVRVDDRVIASGAPGPITRRLLDVYRQKADQLTRR comes from the coding sequence ATGGCCGCTGTCGCTTATGTCAATGGTCGCATCTGCAGCCAGCAGGACGCACTGATTTCGGTTTTTGATCACGGGTTTCTCTTTGGTGAAGGAGTGTACGAGGTCGTTCGCACCTATCACGGCCAGCCGTTTCTCCTCGATCGGCATCTGACGCGCCTGAGGACATCCGCCCAGATGATTGCCCTCCCGCTGCCGGTTGACGATACCGGACTGTGTCGCGCGATTGGCGACACGATGAAGGCGTATGTCGACGGGCCCGGGCGCGATGGGGCGAGCGACAATCTGTACATCAGGATCCTCGTCACCCGTGGTCTGGGCGATGGCTCCTACAACCCGGCCGGCTCCCCCTCGTCGTCGCTCGTGATCATTGTGAAGGCGCTCACCCCCCCGCCGGCGTCGGCCTACGAGCGGGGCGTGAAGGTGTCGCTCGTGTCAATTGTCCGGAACCACCCCGGATCCGTGAATCCGCTCATCAAGTCGAACAATCTGCTGAACAACGCCCTGGCGATGCAGGAGGCAATCCGGCACGGGTCGTTCGAGGCGATTCTCCGCAACTACCGTGGGGATATCGCGGAGTGCTCGCAGTCGAACCTGTTCGTCGTCAAAGGCGGGATGGCGAAGACGCCGAGGCTCGCCGAGGGATTACTGGCCGGCATTACGCGCGCGTTCATCATGGATGTCGCGCAAGAGGCGGGCGTGCCGGTTGAGGATTCCGTGTTGCTCGACGAGGATCTGTTCGCCGCAGACGAGGTGTTCCTGACCAGCACGACGCGCGAAGTCATACCGATTGTTCGCGTGGACGATCGCGTCATTGCCAGCGGCGCGCCAGGCCCAATCACCAGACGACTGCTGGACGTGTACCGGCAGAAAGCCGACCAGTTGACGCGCCGCTAG
- the gcvH gene encoding glycine cleavage system protein GcvH, producing MYPADCKYTKDHEWIKVEGGVGRVGITDFAQKQLGDVVYLELPQVGRTLKQGEAFGTVESVKAVSELYSPVSGEIVAVNSALADTPEAVNKDPHGSWMVNIRLSAPAEMGSLLAVADYSALVK from the coding sequence ATGTATCCTGCCGACTGCAAGTACACGAAGGATCACGAGTGGATCAAGGTTGAGGGCGGCGTGGGCCGCGTCGGGATCACCGATTTTGCCCAGAAACAACTGGGAGACGTCGTGTATCTCGAACTGCCTCAGGTGGGCCGCACGCTCAAACAGGGAGAGGCGTTCGGCACCGTAGAGTCCGTCAAGGCGGTCTCTGAGCTGTATAGCCCAGTCTCCGGCGAGATTGTGGCCGTCAATTCGGCGCTGGCGGATACGCCGGAAGCGGTCAACAAGGATCCACACGGCAGCTGGATGGTCAACATCCGCCTGTCCGCGCCAGCCGAAATGGGATCGTTGCTGGCGGTCGCCGACTATTCGGCGCTCGTGAAGTAG
- the gcvT gene encoding glycine cleavage system aminomethyltransferase GcvT, giving the protein MVQPGSTPIKRTPLDAQHRALGARMIAFAGWEMPLEYAGISDEHLAVRTRAGLFDVSHMGQIEIAGKAALAAVQWIMCNDASRLEMGQAQYSGLMTPAGTFVDDLLVYRLAAEHFLLIVNAANTSKDYTWIVEHIRQCGDVTALDTSSRYALLALQGPLASLVMQRLTNLDLSGMRYYGFAHGEVAGVRATLSRTGYTGEDGFEIFVPPRQAPAVWNAILESGKDEGVGPAGLGARDTLRLEAAMRLYGNDIDAGTTVLEAGLGWMIGWAKETFVGRDALLGQKASGVARLLVGFEMTDGAIARHGYPVMIDGRKAGAVTSGTRTPFLKRAIGMAYVPAAHAAEGMEFDVEIRGRLHGARVVPLPFYQRPKG; this is encoded by the coding sequence ATGGTCCAACCAGGTTCGACACCAATCAAACGGACGCCGCTGGATGCTCAGCACCGGGCCCTTGGCGCCAGGATGATCGCGTTTGCCGGATGGGAGATGCCCCTCGAGTATGCCGGGATCTCGGACGAACATCTGGCCGTCAGGACCAGGGCCGGCCTGTTCGACGTGAGCCACATGGGTCAGATCGAGATCGCTGGCAAGGCCGCGTTGGCCGCGGTGCAGTGGATCATGTGTAATGACGCGTCCCGGCTCGAAATGGGCCAGGCGCAGTACTCCGGGCTGATGACGCCGGCCGGTACCTTCGTCGACGATCTCCTCGTATACCGCCTGGCAGCGGAACACTTTCTGCTGATTGTCAACGCGGCGAATACGAGCAAGGATTACACCTGGATTGTCGAGCATATCCGGCAGTGCGGTGACGTCACGGCCCTGGATACCAGTTCCCGGTATGCCCTGTTGGCGTTGCAAGGACCTCTCGCCAGCCTGGTGATGCAGCGGCTGACGAATCTCGATCTGTCAGGCATGAGGTACTATGGGTTTGCCCACGGGGAAGTGGCGGGTGTGCGAGCGACCCTGTCGAGAACGGGCTACACGGGCGAAGACGGTTTCGAGATCTTCGTGCCGCCGAGGCAGGCGCCGGCCGTGTGGAACGCGATTCTCGAGTCGGGGAAGGACGAGGGCGTCGGTCCCGCCGGACTTGGCGCCCGCGACACACTCAGGCTCGAGGCGGCGATGAGGTTGTACGGGAATGACATCGATGCCGGCACGACCGTGCTCGAGGCCGGCCTCGGGTGGATGATCGGGTGGGCGAAAGAGACGTTCGTGGGCCGTGACGCGCTGCTGGGTCAGAAGGCGTCGGGAGTCGCGCGGCTCCTGGTGGGCTTTGAGATGACGGACGGAGCCATCGCCAGGCACGGGTATCCAGTGATGATCGACGGCCGGAAGGCTGGCGCGGTGACCAGTGGAACACGAACACCCTTCTTGAAGAGGGCGATCGGCATGGCGTACGTCCCGGCCGCGCACGCCGCCGAAGGCATGGAATTCGACGTCGAGATTCGCGGGCGTCTGCACGGGGCCCGCGTGGTTCCGCTTCCGTTCTATCAGCGACCGAAAGGGTAG
- a CDS encoding Tox-REase-5 domain-containing protein gives METAVGRSNGIRSVSRHDFLPFGEEWNPPGNAKEKKLFTGHERDADTGLDYFGARYYRPQVGRFTTIDPLQTTAENLVDPQRWNRYAYVTNNPLKYTDPDGKNPLLIMGGIGAAVYGGWAIYQNVSHGQPWYNNVGVEASKGLLFGVTLGLAAPAVAGMGAADVAGAALGSGGTWVASTEAMSARPAAFQAQVTGRAGEVFLLNGVKFDGMLNNVLQEAKGPGYAAFVKDGAFLSWFNGAADLVAQAQRQLAAAGGTPVQWTFAEAAAAEATRALFKANGIKGIQIIVGAQ, from the coding sequence GTGGAAACTGCCGTCGGCCGTTCCAATGGCATTCGATCGGTGAGCCGCCACGACTTCCTGCCGTTTGGGGAAGAATGGAATCCGCCGGGGAACGCGAAGGAAAAGAAGCTCTTCACCGGCCACGAGCGGGACGCCGACACGGGGCTCGACTACTTCGGAGCGCGCTACTACCGGCCGCAGGTGGGACGGTTCACCACCATCGACCCACTTCAGACGACCGCGGAGAACCTTGTCGACCCGCAGCGGTGGAACCGCTACGCCTACGTCACGAACAATCCCCTCAAGTACACGGATCCCGACGGTAAGAACCCGCTGCTGATCATGGGAGGGATTGGGGCGGCCGTCTACGGCGGGTGGGCCATCTACCAGAACGTCTCGCACGGGCAACCCTGGTACAACAACGTGGGCGTGGAGGCGAGCAAGGGTCTGCTGTTTGGCGTGACGCTGGGATTGGCCGCGCCGGCCGTTGCGGGAATGGGAGCCGCGGACGTGGCGGGTGCTGCCCTCGGAAGCGGCGGAACGTGGGTCGCCAGCACTGAGGCGATGTCGGCTCGGCCCGCGGCCTTCCAGGCACAGGTTACTGGACGCGCTGGTGAGGTGTTCTTACTCAATGGCGTGAAGTTCGACGGCATGCTGAACAACGTGCTTCAGGAGGCGAAGGGGCCTGGTTACGCAGCGTTCGTGAAGGATGGGGCCTTCTTGAGTTGGTTCAACGGGGCCGCCGATCTCGTGGCGCAGGCACAGCGCCAACTGGCTGCGGCCGGAGGGACACCAGTACAATGGACCTTTGCAGAGGCAGCGGCTGCGGAAGCTACGCGGGCGCTCTTCAAGGCCAACGGCATCAAAGGGATTCAGATCATTGTTGGTGCTCAGTAG
- a CDS encoding RHS repeat-associated core domain-containing protein — protein MSRRTFAAMTWPAAVALIMGAENPLRRRHATHDLVTAGFLIVAALLLPTSVLAQSGQVVDYYHLDALGSVRVVTDQTGQVVARHDFLPFGEEWNPPGNAKEKKLFTGHERDADTGLDYFGARYYRPQVGRFTTIDPVYTWSENLVDPQRWNRYAYVRNNPLKFVDPDGRDALWVTSPDGKLATLVIPVHFVGKGATPDVIRNIEQRANHLGTGDPLISVLVIATDKPIGGVLNTMDLSQSRDLATCGQGGECANELGGTRAHIDTSQPGAEGAGVHDTLHFSGIREAYDPVTEHGVRTGAVPKPGYSDSNIMASRNGTRLTPVQLQQAKDNPSTKACTLGANGVLACGK, from the coding sequence ATGAGCCGCCGAACATTCGCAGCAATGACTTGGCCGGCCGCGGTCGCTCTCATCATGGGCGCCGAAAATCCTCTGCGGCGGCGGCATGCCACTCACGATCTCGTGACGGCCGGTTTCCTCATCGTGGCGGCGCTGCTGCTGCCGACCTCCGTGCTGGCGCAGTCGGGGCAGGTCGTCGATTACTACCACCTCGACGCCCTGGGCTCCGTGCGGGTCGTGACCGATCAGACGGGGCAGGTGGTCGCGCGCCACGACTTCCTGCCGTTTGGGGAAGAATGGAATCCGCCGGGGAACGCGAAAGAGAAGAAACTCTTCACCGGCCACGAGCGCGACGCCGACACGGGGCTCGACTACTTCGGCGCGCGCTACTACCGGCCGCAGGTCGGGCGGTTCACGACGATTGACCCGGTCTACACGTGGTCGGAGAACCTCGTCGACCCGCAGCGGTGGAACCGATACGCGTACGTTCGGAACAACCCCCTGAAGTTCGTGGATCCAGACGGGCGCGACGCTCTTTGGGTGACGTCCCCGGACGGAAAGCTGGCCACTCTCGTCATCCCAGTCCACTTCGTCGGAAAGGGTGCTACTCCTGACGTGATTAGGAACATCGAGCAGCGAGCGAATCACCTCGGGACCGGGGATCCACTGATTTCGGTTCTGGTCATAGCTACCGACAAGCCGATAGGTGGCGTGCTCAACACCATGGATCTGTCACAGAGCAGGGACCTCGCGACGTGCGGGCAGGGAGGAGAGTGCGCAAACGAGTTGGGTGGGACAAGAGCTCACATTGACACCAGTCAACCTGGCGCGGAAGGTGCGGGCGTTCATGACACCCTACACTTTTCTGGAATTCGCGAAGCCTACGACCCCGTCACGGAGCACGGGGTGCGAACTGGCGCTGTACCGAAACCCGGCTACTCGGACAGCAACATCATGGCCTCACGGAACGGGACGCGGCTCACTCCGGTTCAGCTCCAGCAGGCCAAGGACAACCCGAGCACGAAGGCATGCACACTTGGCGCGAACGGGGTCCTTGCTTGCGGGAAGTAA